A stretch of the Hippocampus zosterae strain Florida chromosome 18, ASM2543408v3, whole genome shotgun sequence genome encodes the following:
- the cdca9 gene encoding borealin-2 isoform X1, with translation MSIFHIKGLVRMAPKRSRKAAQVQNQEELSRILRGRKITLFIQQVEKEAQERMNELESRLDNLLANIDQVFKVELMKLPPSIRNMRVGDWIEEMSASEVSLAVQRESPEMKQLTHKRVPSRRGKSADPAPVQSLLTRKNSVKTSKVGKGARESKPTTGSSSTGNLRASTTAVTGRRLTKPSNLSAKQKLRSVVSTGDLECSVAGSTAHITVTTGRGQTMCFSEATKDQINFDLLDDVALCRVQELSKLIEYVSGRGRCHRGR, from the exons ATGTCTATCTTTCACATTAAAGGGCTGGTTAGAATGGCGCCAAAGCGGTCAAGAAAGGCAGCTCAAGTCCAGAATCAAGAGGAGTTAAGCAGGATATTACGGGGTCGCAAAATTACTCTCTTCATTCAGCAAGTTGAGAAAGAAG CGCAAGAGCGAATGAATGAACTGGAGAGCAGACTTGACAACTTATTGGCAAATATCGACCAAGTGTTTAAAGTGGAGCTGATGAAGTTGCCGCCCTCGATTCGAAACATGCGCGTTGGGGATTGGATTG AAGAAATGTCAGCCAGCGAGGTGTCGTTAGCTGTGCAG CGCGAGTCCCCTGAGATGAAGCAACTGACCCACAAGAGGGTGCCCAGCAGAAGAG gAAAATCAGCTGATCCAGCACCAGTTCAATCCCTTTTGACTCGAAAAAACTCTGTCAAGACATCAAAG GTGGGCAAAGGAGCACGGGAAAGTAAGCCGACAACCGGCAGTAGTAGCACAGGAAATCTGAG GGCCTCCACGACCGCCGTAACAGGACGCCGCTTGACAAAGCCCAGCAACTTGTCGGCCAAACAGAAACTCAG GTCCGTGGTCTCCACGGGGGATTTGGAATGCTCAGTAGCTGGATCTACAGCGCATATCACCGTAACCACGGGGCGCGGACAG ACCATGTGCTTTTCCGAAGCGACCAAGGACCAAATCAACTTTGACCTGTTGGACGACGTGGCGCTGTGTCGAGTGCAGGAACTTTCG AAACTGATAGAATATGTCTCGGGAAGAGGCCGATGCCACA
- the cdca9 gene encoding borealin-2 isoform X2, giving the protein MSIFHIKGLVRMAPKRSRKAAQVQNQEELSRILRGRKITLFIQQVEKEAQERMNELESRLDNLLANIDQVFKVELMKLPPSIRNMRVGDWIEEMSASEVSLAVQESPEMKQLTHKRVPSRRGKSADPAPVQSLLTRKNSVKTSKVGKGARESKPTTGSSSTGNLRASTTAVTGRRLTKPSNLSAKQKLRSVVSTGDLECSVAGSTAHITVTTGRGQTMCFSEATKDQINFDLLDDVALCRVQELSKLIEYVSGRGRCHRGR; this is encoded by the exons ATGTCTATCTTTCACATTAAAGGGCTGGTTAGAATGGCGCCAAAGCGGTCAAGAAAGGCAGCTCAAGTCCAGAATCAAGAGGAGTTAAGCAGGATATTACGGGGTCGCAAAATTACTCTCTTCATTCAGCAAGTTGAGAAAGAAG CGCAAGAGCGAATGAATGAACTGGAGAGCAGACTTGACAACTTATTGGCAAATATCGACCAAGTGTTTAAAGTGGAGCTGATGAAGTTGCCGCCCTCGATTCGAAACATGCGCGTTGGGGATTGGATTG AAGAAATGTCAGCCAGCGAGGTGTCGTTAGCTGTGCAGG AGTCCCCTGAGATGAAGCAACTGACCCACAAGAGGGTGCCCAGCAGAAGAG gAAAATCAGCTGATCCAGCACCAGTTCAATCCCTTTTGACTCGAAAAAACTCTGTCAAGACATCAAAG GTGGGCAAAGGAGCACGGGAAAGTAAGCCGACAACCGGCAGTAGTAGCACAGGAAATCTGAG GGCCTCCACGACCGCCGTAACAGGACGCCGCTTGACAAAGCCCAGCAACTTGTCGGCCAAACAGAAACTCAG GTCCGTGGTCTCCACGGGGGATTTGGAATGCTCAGTAGCTGGATCTACAGCGCATATCACCGTAACCACGGGGCGCGGACAG ACCATGTGCTTTTCCGAAGCGACCAAGGACCAAATCAACTTTGACCTGTTGGACGACGTGGCGCTGTGTCGAGTGCAGGAACTTTCG AAACTGATAGAATATGTCTCGGGAAGAGGCCGATGCCACA
- the cdca9 gene encoding borealin-2 isoform X3, which yields MSIFHIKGLVRMAPKRSRKAAQVQNQEELSRILRGRKITLFIQQVEKEAQERMNELESRLDNLLANIDQVFKVELMKLPPSIRNMRVGDWIEMSASEVSLAVQRESPEMKQLTHKRVPSRRGKSADPAPVQSLLTRKNSVKTSKVGKGARESKPTTGSSSTGNLRASTTAVTGRRLTKPSNLSAKQKLRSVVSTGDLECSVAGSTAHITVTTGRGQTMCFSEATKDQINFDLLDDVALCRVQELSKLIEYVSGRGRCHRGR from the exons ATGTCTATCTTTCACATTAAAGGGCTGGTTAGAATGGCGCCAAAGCGGTCAAGAAAGGCAGCTCAAGTCCAGAATCAAGAGGAGTTAAGCAGGATATTACGGGGTCGCAAAATTACTCTCTTCATTCAGCAAGTTGAGAAAGAAG CGCAAGAGCGAATGAATGAACTGGAGAGCAGACTTGACAACTTATTGGCAAATATCGACCAAGTGTTTAAAGTGGAGCTGATGAAGTTGCCGCCCTCGATTCGAAACATGCGCGTTGGGGATTGGATTG AAATGTCAGCCAGCGAGGTGTCGTTAGCTGTGCAG CGCGAGTCCCCTGAGATGAAGCAACTGACCCACAAGAGGGTGCCCAGCAGAAGAG gAAAATCAGCTGATCCAGCACCAGTTCAATCCCTTTTGACTCGAAAAAACTCTGTCAAGACATCAAAG GTGGGCAAAGGAGCACGGGAAAGTAAGCCGACAACCGGCAGTAGTAGCACAGGAAATCTGAG GGCCTCCACGACCGCCGTAACAGGACGCCGCTTGACAAAGCCCAGCAACTTGTCGGCCAAACAGAAACTCAG GTCCGTGGTCTCCACGGGGGATTTGGAATGCTCAGTAGCTGGATCTACAGCGCATATCACCGTAACCACGGGGCGCGGACAG ACCATGTGCTTTTCCGAAGCGACCAAGGACCAAATCAACTTTGACCTGTTGGACGACGTGGCGCTGTGTCGAGTGCAGGAACTTTCG AAACTGATAGAATATGTCTCGGGAAGAGGCCGATGCCACA
- the rpl37 gene encoding 60S ribosomal protein L37, translating to MTKGTSSFGKRRNKTHTLCRRCGSKAYHLQKSSCGKCGYPEKRKRKYNWSAKAKRRNTTGTGRLRHLKVVYRRFRNGFREGTTPKPRRAAVAASSSS from the exons ATG ACGAAGGGAACATCCTCTTTCGGTAAGCGCAGGAACAAGACGCACACCCTGTGCCGTCGTTGTGGCTCCAAAGCCTACCACCTGCAGAAGTCCTCCTGTGGGAAGTGTGGCTACCCCGAGAAGCGCAAGAGAAAGT aCAACTGGAGCGCAAAGGCCAAGAGGAGGAACACCACCGGCACTGGTCGTCTGAGGCACCTCAAGGTTGTGTACCGTCGGTTCAG GAATGGTTTCCGGGAAGGTACCACCCCCAAGCCCAGACGTGCTGCAGTGGcggcctccagctcctcctaa
- the pdcl gene encoding phosducin-like protein has product MSSSILGYFCILLLLREPACSGDEVMSDTVNPCCYLPCQHRGVCVRYADNRYECDCTRTGYRGENCTIPEFWTRVYDLLKPGADTVHYILTHFHWLWDVVNNTFLREVLMRLVLTVRSNLIPSPPTYNSKYGYLSWESYYNLSYYTRILPPVPEDCPTPLGVKGKAGLPDPELLVEKLLKRRTFRPDPQGSNLMFAFFAQHFTHQFFKTYNRMGLGFTKALAHGVDAGHVYGDNLERQLKLRLLKDGKLKYQLIDGEMYPPSVAEAPIKMSYPPSVDPKDQLAIGHEVFGLLPGLGLYATLWLREHNRVCDVLKAEHPSWDDEQLFQTARLIIIGETIRIVIEEYVQHLSGYLLQLKFDPTLLFHAQFQYGNRIALEFSQLYHWHPLMPDSFHINGDELVYAQFLFNTSVLTQYGVDKLVDAFSRQVAGQIGGGHNVNPVVTPVAVRTIKESRQLRVQPFNEYRKCFNLKPYASFREFTDNEEIALTLEELYGDIDALEFYPGMLLERTRLGAIFGESMVEMGAPFSLKGLLGNPICSPEYWKPSTFGGRVGFDIVNSATLQNLVCLNSRTCPNVAFRVPPEEQSVRTDELAIAMTTLDDKLLGEKLQYYYSSSEDEGSDNEDNERDTKAIRDSAANEPELDYSADGSAVNTGPKGVINDWRKYKQLEVEQKQEQKKEMERLIKKLSMTCRSDLDLEKEKQKQKELQDKIKGKMTMQEYNMLQQEEDDEDFLQHYRAQRMEEMRRQLCRGKRFERVQELASGEDFLEALDEEDKNTPVMIHIYEPDAAGCEAMSGSLACLAQEYPLVKFCSVRSSAIGTSPLFRDGALPALLVYKAGELIGNFVRLTDQLGEDFFAVDVEALLQEYGLLPDKVPTSAKTVRNGAIVQSNLSDDDDSDLDID; this is encoded by the exons ATGAGTT CCTCTATACTGGGATACTTCTGCATTCTTCTATTGCTGCGGGAACCTGCGTGCAGTGGGGATGAGGTGATGTCCGACACAG TGAACCCGTGCTGCTACTTGCCGTGTCAGCACCGGGGCGTGTGCGTAAGATACGCAGACAACCGTTACGAGTGCGACTGCACCCGCACCGGCTACCGTGGGGAGAACTGCACCATCC CGGAGTTCTGGACTCGGGTgtatgacctcctgaagcccggAGCGGACACGGTGCACTACATTCTCACCCACTTCCACTGGCTCTGGGACGTCGTCAACAACACCTTCCTGCGGGAAGTTCTGATGCGGCTTGTCCTGACAG tGAGGTCCAACTTAATTCCCAGCCCTCCAACATATAATTCAAAATACGGTTACCTCAGCTGGGAGTCCTACTACAACCTAAGCTACTACACTCGGATTCTTCCGCCAGTGCCAGAAGACTGCCCGACACCTCTGGGTGTCAAAG GGAAAGCTGGGCTGCCTGACCCTGAGCTGCTAGTGGAGAAGCTGCTAAAAAGAAGGACATTCAGGCCTGACCCGCAGGGCTCCAACCTCATGTTCGCCTTCTTTGCACAGCACTTCACTCACCAGTTTTTCAAGACCTACAACCGCATGGGGCTGGGCTTCACAAAGGCCCTTGCGCATGGG GTGGATGCGGGACACGTTTACGGAGATAACCTGGAGCGGCAACTGAAGCTCCGGCTTTTAAAAGATGGAAAACTTAAATATCAG TTGATTGATGGCGAGATGTACCCTCCCTCTGTAGCCGAAGCTCCCATCAAGATGAGCTACCCCCCAAGTGTGGACCCCAAGGACCAGTTAGCTATCGGCCATGAAGTATTCGGACTTCTGCCCGGCTTGGGATTGTATGCCACGCTGTGGTTAAGGGAGCACAACCGAGTCTGCGACGTCCTGAAAGCGGAGCATCCCAGCTGGGATGACGAGCAGCTGTTCCAGACCGCGCGGCTCATCATCATTG GTGAGACCATCCGAATAGTGATCGAAGAATACGTTCAGCACCTCAGCGGCTACCTGCTGCAGTTAAAGTTCGACCCCACCCTGCTCTTTCACGCCCAGTTCCAGTACGGGAACCGCATCGCCCTGGAGTTCAGCCAGCTCTACCACTGGCACCCCTTGATGCCCGATAGCTTCCATATCAACGGGGACGAGCTCGTCTACGCGCAGTTCCTCTTCAACACGTCCGTGCTCACGCAATACGGCGTGGACAAGCTGGTGGACGCCTTCTCCCGCCAAGTGGCCGGCCAG ATAGGCGGGGGCCACAACGTCAATCCTGTGGTGACGCCTGTAGCCGTGAGGACCATCAAGGAGTCGCGGCAGCTCCGCGTGCAGCCCTTCAACGAGTACAGGAAATGCTTTAATCTCAAGCCGTACGCTTCCTTCAGAGAGTTCACAG ATAACGAGGAGATAGCGCTCACTCTGGAAGAGCTTTACGGCGACATTGACGCTCTTGAATTTTACCCCGGCATGCTGCTGGAGAGGACTCGTCTGGGCGCTATCTTCGGAGAGAGCATGGTGGAGATGGGTGCGCCGTTCTCCCTCAAAGGCCTCCTGGGGAACCCCATCTGCTCCCCCGAGTACTGGAAGCCCAGCACTTTCGGGGGCCGCGTGGGCTTTGACATTGTCAACTCGGCCACGCTCCAGAACCTGGTGTGCCTCAATTCCAGGACGTGCCCTAACGTGGCGTTCCGAGTGCCGCCAGAGGAGCAAAGCGTCAGGACGGATGAGCT AGCCATTGCCATGACGACGCTAGACGACAAGCTGCTGGGGGAGAAGCTGCAATACTACTACAGCAGCAGCGAGGATGAAGGCAGCGATAACGAGGACAATGAGAGGGACACCAAAGCCATCCGAGACAGCGCCGCCAATGAGCCTGAGCTGGACTACAGCGCGGATGGCAGCGCAGTCAACACAG GACCAAAGGGTGTCATCAATGACTGGAGGAAGTACAAGCAACTGGAGGTGGAGCAGAAGCAGGAGCAGAAGAAGGAGATGGAACGCCTGATCAAAAAGCTGTCCATGACGTGCCGCTCCGACCTGGACCTGGAAAAAGAGAAGCAGAAGCAGAAGGAGCTGCAGGACAAAATCAAAGGCAAA ATGACCATGCAGGAGTACAACATGCTCCAGCAGGAAGAGGACGATGAGGACTTCCTGCAGCACTATCGCGCGCAGCGCATGGAGGAAATGCGGCGGCAGCTATGTCGTGGGAAGCGCTTTGAGCGCGTCCAGGAGCTGGCCAGCGGCGAAGACTTCCTGGAGGCACTGGATGAGGAGGACAAGAACACGCCAGTCATGATCCACATCTACGAGCCCGACGCGGCCGGCTGCGAAGCCATGAGCGGAAGCCTGGCGTGCCTGGCGCAGGAGTATCCACTGGTCAAGTTCTGTAGCGTGCGCAGCTCGGCCATCGGCACCAGTCCGCTCTTCCGGGATGGCGCCCTGCCTGCCCTGCTGGTCTACAAAGCCGGAGAGCTCATCGGCAACTTCGTACGGCTCACCGACCAGCTCGGCGAGGACTTCTTCGCCGTGGATGTGGAAGCGCTGCTGCAGGAGTACGGTCTTCTGCCTGACAAGGTGCCCACCTCGGCCAAGACCGTCCGCAACGGGGCCATCGTTCAGAGCAACCTCAGCGACGATGACGATTCTGACCTCGACATAGACTAG
- the cdca9 gene encoding borealin-2 isoform X4 produces MSIFHIKGLVRMAPKRSRKAAQVQNQEELSRILRGRKITLFIQQVEKEAQERMNELESRLDNLLANIDQVFKVELMKLPPSIRNMRVGDWIEMSASEVSLAVQESPEMKQLTHKRVPSRRGKSADPAPVQSLLTRKNSVKTSKVGKGARESKPTTGSSSTGNLRASTTAVTGRRLTKPSNLSAKQKLRSVVSTGDLECSVAGSTAHITVTTGRGQTMCFSEATKDQINFDLLDDVALCRVQELSKLIEYVSGRGRCHRGR; encoded by the exons ATGTCTATCTTTCACATTAAAGGGCTGGTTAGAATGGCGCCAAAGCGGTCAAGAAAGGCAGCTCAAGTCCAGAATCAAGAGGAGTTAAGCAGGATATTACGGGGTCGCAAAATTACTCTCTTCATTCAGCAAGTTGAGAAAGAAG CGCAAGAGCGAATGAATGAACTGGAGAGCAGACTTGACAACTTATTGGCAAATATCGACCAAGTGTTTAAAGTGGAGCTGATGAAGTTGCCGCCCTCGATTCGAAACATGCGCGTTGGGGATTGGATTG AAATGTCAGCCAGCGAGGTGTCGTTAGCTGTGCAGG AGTCCCCTGAGATGAAGCAACTGACCCACAAGAGGGTGCCCAGCAGAAGAG gAAAATCAGCTGATCCAGCACCAGTTCAATCCCTTTTGACTCGAAAAAACTCTGTCAAGACATCAAAG GTGGGCAAAGGAGCACGGGAAAGTAAGCCGACAACCGGCAGTAGTAGCACAGGAAATCTGAG GGCCTCCACGACCGCCGTAACAGGACGCCGCTTGACAAAGCCCAGCAACTTGTCGGCCAAACAGAAACTCAG GTCCGTGGTCTCCACGGGGGATTTGGAATGCTCAGTAGCTGGATCTACAGCGCATATCACCGTAACCACGGGGCGCGGACAG ACCATGTGCTTTTCCGAAGCGACCAAGGACCAAATCAACTTTGACCTGTTGGACGACGTGGCGCTGTGTCGAGTGCAGGAACTTTCG AAACTGATAGAATATGTCTCGGGAAGAGGCCGATGCCACA